One Panthera leo isolate Ple1 chromosome B1, P.leo_Ple1_pat1.1, whole genome shotgun sequence DNA window includes the following coding sequences:
- the CB1H4orf54 gene encoding uncharacterized protein C4orf54 homolog gives MFTFHQDQRKGTRLHKKQHMLSFHFWKSLGRPTDAAPSVADGIQTPRRRRCQTNNWTEQLRHGKLAPVSAGAAAPRPQTTSATPAGSLPASLGLAPATPQGLRTWELVAAAAVVPTALGPVQARGALLRATLQPLRGQGGTQDSPGAHHCLFLSLKLSRGLGMEGATPEPSPQARPEEVGDPGESGAPESQELRQQLRPRPKPAASSPRGASYVEMCASAGAQEDSAGSSALALGRCPRAQGAPRSPGEEAQDEPSRREGKAPAPRRNPAASELSRSQLSRTDGGSNVSSSSSSSPVDKAEEGGLSKMDDTTTSTGALATSSSSLGFESDSGENAVSCQPRGGGGGGRAGGGGGGGGAGRGGGGDGTECRDIIAKSQGGRDPPKNEEAHYITTHEIQLSEVEQDMDFDVGLASRWDFEDNNVIYSFVDYASFGGSDETPGDVTTPTEEDDDNSCYLSTTPSTNATQTPSPTSSDPARPGADSSGRHTSSTEVGSGPSDSDPTPPPTGPGTATPSEPLPEPPEAASGAAAAASSCGSAASQILLSIKPTSRAINEPSNVRAKQNIIYAAKHEGDMSLRVSTAAEHNSSSLKQDPAAAVAQDHAKKFIAVPARLQTRCGAIRAKELVDYSSGASSAVSELDDADKEVRNLTSRAFRSLAYPYFEALNISSRESSTLSEVGFGRWSTFLDLKCGGVGARVEQSLLRSSAASVAAGLRKGGGARTAADQLYIQSRKSQTKALEFVVSKVEGEIKHVETPLCFQKQVQTGSRVVTLLEPMNCRSDSKASSATGPCRTTRGSSKGPGSVHTDDGSETSESSKPASRADGPQKKSKFASSLLKNVISKKMQREHEFKMERGEVSDTSHHNLSGTSKETAESPARGEKPRERGLQRQSSRHSEAGSEYTVLSVADAGVEGSAAESKSPIFKASAPRESAAVSWRNFPDGHTEEVCEIKKSASETVKGIFLRSQNSAFRSWKEKEAEKREEKAPIGKLKLPKGGDWRADLGEISASKSTIMSRLFVPNIQQTPKDKQPGKQATKYPAAQATSMAVIRPKAPEIKIRLGSVQQPSSDFNIAKLLTPKLASSSASNLFKTIEDNSRAQQKLFRGDNLEKVPQFQVRDVRDKSKAQGPLHQVRDVRKLIKGSGDSSDKGSVTPEQGLTGPKPRQLAAAAGGSKSLSPIVITCQAVVNQREDSMDREPRENIGKGGSGRVLNSSSPEGTVLVHRASGRLPVATIAPNKPEQGSYLPVLKIVSKASAQKTPEKAKEEEVKEEGKGPKPSRNALEKLTAAVRSMEELYSFNRNEWKRKSDPLPMMMDSHVLSLIASEEREGAAGAEGDPDKLARRLGELEERGAGNKGGVVLRGGPVERLQRRNSNPSTESVSARAAAFENLARERPRSLYIPPVHKDVERTQPLQPLPPLPSNRNVFTVSASSTQKTGGVAGKFPQGPSPESPSAAKGIKSQGLRSLKISPATRAPPDEVTNRKNGSNLEKNNSDCENYLTIPLKGSSAAGELPGRLGAGREGPPASSATTLCSLPPLSARSQVPSSPKGSQVSGTGRPAWRTKPDNPRETVAAPQGPQSPEHLPTAIYHQQPLPFTLQGAQPQVLCFSPPSMPAPAPAGPASVPADPFQQPQPQQTQRKMLLDVTTGQYYLVDTPVQPMTRRLFDPETGQYVDVPMTSQQQAVAPMSLPVPPLALSPGAYGPTYMIYPGFLPTVLPTSALQPTPIAHTPGSSELSSMAAEPPSKDAASTFTEAPYFMASGQSPASSSSSAAAATSQLVGAKGFAQLHGKPVISISSQPLGPRIIAPPSFDGTTMSFVVEHR, from the coding sequence GAAAGGGACAAGGCTTCACAAGAAACAGCAcatgctttcctttcatttctggaAGTCCCTGGGTCGACCTACAGATGCTGCTCCTTCCGTGGCCGATGGCATTCAGACTCCTCGCCGCCGAAGGTGCCAGACAAACAACTGGACAGAACAGCTCCGCCACGGGAAGCTGGCCCCAGTCTCGGCCGGAGCAGCAGCCCCCCGGCCCCAGACCACCTCTGCCACCCCAGCCGGGAGCCTTCCCGCCTCCCTCGGTCTTGCCCCCGCCACGCCACAGGGGCTGAGGACCTGGGAGCTGGTGGCAGCCGCCGCAGTGGTGCCTACGGCCTTGGGGCCGGTCCAGGCACGTGGGGCCCTGCTCAGGGCCACTCTGCAGCCCCTCCGTGGCCAGGGAGGGACCCAGGACAGCCCCGGCGCTCACCACTGTCTCTTCCTGTCGCTGAAACTTAGCCGAGGGCTCGGAATGGAAGGCGCCACTCCCGAGCCGAGTCCGCAGGCCAGACCGGAGGAGGTGGGCGACCCCGGGGAGAGCGGGGCTCCAGAGAGCCAGGAGCTCAGGCAGCAGCTGCGGCCGCGGCCCAAGCCAGCGGCCTCCTCCCCGCGAGGAGCGAGCTATGTGGAGATGTGCGCGTCCGCTGGGGCCCAGGAGGACAGCGCCGGCTCCAGCGCACTCGCTCTGGGGCGCTGCCCCAGAGCCCAGGGGGCCCCTAGGAGTCCCGGGGAGGAAGCCCAAGATGAACCCAGCCGTCGAGAGGGCAAGGCCCCGGCCCCCCGGAGGAATCCTGCCGCCTCGGAACTCTCCAGATCCCAGCTTTCCCGCACAGACGGGGGCAGCAAcgtctcctcttcctcctcctcctccccggtGGACAAAGCAGAAGAAGGTGGCCTTTCCAAGATGGATGATACCACGACATCAACAGGGGCTCTGGCCACCTCCTCTTCGTCTTTAGGCTTTGAGAGTGACAGTGGTGAGAACGCAGtgagctgccagcccaggggaggaggaggtggggggagagcagggggaggaggaggggggggaggggcaggtcgagggggagggggagacggaACAGAGTGCAGGGACATTATTGCCAAGTCTCAGGGCGGCAGGGACCCCCCCAAAAATGAGGAGGCTCACTACATCACCACCCACGAGATCCAGCTGAGTGAGGTGGAGCAGGACATGGATTTTGACGTGGGACTGGCCTCCCGCTGGGATTTCGAGGACAACAACGTGATCTACTCGTTCGTGGACTACGCTTCCTTCGGTGGCAGCGATGAGACCCCGGGGGACGTCACCACCCCGACCGAAGAGGACGACGACAACAGCTGCTACCTCAGCACCACTCCTAGCACCAATGCCACCCAGACTCCGAGCCCCACCAGCAGCGACCCGGCCCGCCCCGGCGCCGACAGCAGTGGTCGCCACACCAGCAGCACGGAAGTGGGCAGCGGCCCCTCTGACAGTgaccccactcccccacccaccGGGCCTGGCACCGCCACCCCGAGTGAGCCCTTGCCCGAGCCCCCGGAGGCAGCGTCAGGGGCAGCCGCCGCCGCAAGCAGCTGTGGGAGTGCGGCAAGCCAGATCCTCCTATCAATCAAACCGACTTCCCGGGCTATAAATGAGCCTAGCAACGTGCGTGCAAAGCAAAACATTATTTATGCTGCCAAGCATGAAGGCGACATGAGCCTCCGCGTCTCTACAGCTGCTGAACACAATTCAAGTTCACTGAAGCAAGACCCGGCTGCAGCCGTGGCTCAGGACCATGCAAAGAAATTCATCGCTGTCCCTGCTCGCCTGCAGACCCGGTGCGGGGCCATCCGGGCGAAGGAGCTGGTGGACTACTCCAGCGGGGCCTCCAGTGCCGTGAGCGAACTGGACGATGCCGACAAGGAGGTGCGGAACCTGACCTCCCGGGCCTTCCGGAGCCTCGCCTACCCCTACTTCGAGGCCCTGAACATCAGCTCCCGGGAGTCCTCCACGCTCTCCGAGGTCGGCTTTGGGCGGTGGTCGACCTTCCTGGACTTAAAATGTGGAGGTGTTGGAGCCAGGGTGGAGCAGAGCCTCCTGAGGAGCAGTGCGGCCTCCGTGGCCGCGGGTCTGAGGAAGGGCGGTGGGGCCAGGACGGCCGCAGACCAGCTCTACATCCAGTCCAGGAAGTCCCAGACCAAAGCCTTGGAGTTCGTGGTCAGCAAAGTCGAGGGGGAAATCAAACATGTGGAGACCCCGCTGTGTTTCCAGAAACAGGTCCAGACGGGCTCCCGCGTGGTCACCCTTCTCGAGCCCATGAATTGCCGCAGTGACAGCAAAGCCAGTTCGGCCACTGGGCCCTGCAGAACCACCAGAGGCTCCAGCAAGGGCCCCGGGTCGGTGCACACTGACGATGGCTCGGAGACctctgagagcagcaagcctgcCTCCCGCGCCGACGGCCCCCAGAAGAAGTCCAAGTTTGCTTCCAGTCTGCTCAAAAATGTCATCTCCAAGAAGATGCAGCGGGAACATGAGTTCAAAATGGAGAGGGGAGAAGTCAGCGACACATCCCACCATAACCTCTCCGGCACCTCCAAGGAGACGGCAGAGAGCCCTGCTCGGGGGGAGAAGCCGCGGGAGAGGGGCCTGCAGAGGCAGAGTTCTCGCCACTCAGAGGCGGGCTCTGAGTACACGGTGCTCAGCGTGGCGGACGCAGGTGTGGAGGGGTCCGCAGCCGAGTCTAAATCCCCGATCTTCAAAGCCAGTGCTCCTCGGGAGAGCGCCGCGGTCTCCTGGCGAAATTTCCCGGATGGACATACGGAGGAAGTCTGCGAAATTAAGAAGAGTGCATCAGAGACTGTCAAAGGCATCTTCCTCCGCAGTCAGAACAGTGCATTCCGGtcctggaaggagaaggaggcagagaagagggaagaaaaagcccCCATTGGGAAGCTGAAGCTTCCCAAAGGGGGCGACTGGAGGGCTGATCTCGGAGAGATCTCTGCCAGCAAGTCCACCATCATGTCTCGCCTTTTCGTCCCCAACATCCAGCAGACGCCCAAGGACAAGCAGCCGGGGAAGCAGGCTACCAAGTATCCTGCTGCCCAAGCCACCTCCATGGCAGTGATCCGGCCCAAGGCTCCCGAAATCAAGATCCGGCTGGGGAGCGTGCAGCAGCCAAGCTCGGACTTCAACATTGCCAAATTGCTCACGCCCAAACTGGCCAGCAGCAGCGCCTCTAACCTCTTTAAGACCATTGAGGACAACAGCAGAGCGCAGCAGAAACTCTTCCGGGGAGACAACCTGGAAAAAGTGCCCCAGTTCCAGGTGAGAGACGTCAGAGACAAGTCCAAGGCCCAGGGCCCCCTCCACCAGGTGAGAGATGTCAGGAAACTAATCAAAGGGTCAGGGGACAGCAGTGACAAGGGCAGCGTTACCCCAGAGCAGGGGCTGACCGGGCCCAAACCCAGGCAGCTGGCCGCTGCAGCTGGCGGATCCAAATCCCTTTCTCCCATAGTGATTACGTGCCAGGCCGTGGTGAACCAGAGGGAAGATAGCATGGACCGCGAGCCGAGGGAGAACATAGGCAAAGGTGGCAGTGGCAGGGTCTTGAATTCCTCCTCACCGGAAGGGACAGTCTTGGTTCATAGGGCATCTGGCAGGCTGCCCGTGGCCACCATTGCCCCCAATAAGCCGGAGCAGGGGTCTTACCTGCCTGTGCTCAAGATCGTCTCTAAGGCTTCTGCTCAGAAGACCCCAGAGAAGGCCAAGGAGGAGGAGgtcaaggaggaagggaaaggccCCAAGCCATCTCGGAATGCCCTGGAGAAGCTGACTGCTGCAGTGAGGTCCATGGAAGAGCTGTACAGCTTCAACAGGAACGAGTGGAAGCGCAAAAGTGACCCTTTGCCCATGATGATGGACAGCCATGTCCTGTCGCTCATTGCCagtgaggagagggaaggggctgcGGGTGCTGAGGGGGACCCAGACAAGCTGGCCCGACGACTGGGTGAGCTGGAGGAGCGGGGCGCAGGAAACAAAGGCGGCGTGGTCCTGCGTGGGGGCCCCGTGGAACGTCTGCAGCGGAGAAACTCCAACCCTAGCACTGAGAGTGTGTCCGCCCGGGCAGCTGCCTTTGAGAACCTGGCCAGGGAGAGGCCTCGATCGCTCTATATTCCCCCAGTCCACAAGGATGTGGAAAGAACCcagcccctgcagcccctccccccactccccagcaacCGAAATGTGTTCACCGTGAGTGCCAGCAGCACCCAGAAAACTGGGGGTGTCGCTGGCAAGTTCCCACAAGGGCCGTCGCCAGAGAGTCCTTCGGCAGCAAAGGGCATCAAATCACAGGGACTCCGGTCCCTCAAGATCTCTCCGGCCACACGGGCACCTCCTGATGAGGTGACCAATAGGAAAAATGGCAGCAATTTGGAAAAGAACAATAGTGACTGTGAGAATTACCTGACCATCCCCCTTAAAGGAAGCTCTGCAGCTGGAGAGCTTCCAGgccggctgggggctgggagggaggggccgcCCGCCTCCTCAGCGACCACTCTCTGCAGCTTGCCACCCCTGAGCGCCCGCAGTCAGGTCCCCAGTAGTCCCAAAGGCTCTCAGGTCAGTGGAACCGGCCGGCCAGCTTGGCGCACCAAACCCGACAACCCCAGGGAGACAGTAGCTGCCCCCCAAGGGCCACAGAGCCCCGAGCATCTTCCCACTGCCATCTACCACCAGCAGCCACTACCCTTCACCCTGCAGGGAGCCCAGCCCCAggtcctctgcttctccccacccagCATGCCTGCCCCAGCACCTGCAGGCCCGGCCTCAGTCCCCGCAGACCCCTTCCAGCAGCCACAGCCTCAGCAGACCCAGCGCAAGATGCTCCTGGATGTGACGACAGGCCAGTACTATCTGGTGGACACACCAGTACAGCCCATGACCCGAAGACTCTTTGACCCTGAGACAGGACAGTATGTGGATGTGCCTATGACCTCCCAGCAGCAGGCTGTGGCTCCCATGTCCCTCCCTGTGCCTCCTTTGGCCCTGAGTCCTGGGGCCTATGGACCCACCTACATGATCTACCCCGGTTTTCTGCCCACGGTGCTGCCCACCAGTGCCCTGCAGCCCACGCCAATTGCTCACACCCCAGGGAGCAGTGAGCTCTCCTCCATGGCGGCAGAGCCCCCCAGCAAAGATGCAGCTTCGACATTCACTGAGGCCCCATACTTCATGGCCTCTGGTCAGtctcctgcctcctcttcctcctcggcCGCAGCAGCCACATCCCAGCTCGTGGGGGCCAAGGGCTTCGCCCAGCTGCACGGCAAGCCTGTCATCAGCATCTCTTCGCAACCCCTGGGGCCGAGGATCATTGCGCCCCCCTCCTTTGATGGCACAACCATGAGCTTTGTGGTAGAACACAGATGA